The window ACTCCTGAAGACAATCATATTATGCTGTATATTCATATCAGGTATTTCATACATGGGAAATAAGAGAACAGATACAATGATAGAAGATTCGACCATCGCAAAAAACTTTAACGAAGTCTCTCGGACCGTTGTTTCAAAGTTTCCCGCAGAAATCAAAGGGTTTTCGTTTCGTAAGGATACGGATAACATTGAGGACAGTTGGTAAGGATACGGATATCATTCAGAACAGTTCAAGAAGGGAGTAGACAATGGCGAAGTTGCAAAAGGGAGAGGATGGAGAAAAGGAGAAAACAGAGACCGGGAAAAAGGATCAGGCTCTTGAAAGGGCAGTTTCCCAGATTGAGAGGCAATTCGGCAAAGGGGCAATCATGCGTCTTGGGCAAAATACCAAGCTTGATGTACCTGTGATATCTACCGGTTCACTCTCTCTTGATCTTGCCCTGGGTGTGGGCGGAGTTCCGCGTGGAAGGGTAATAGAAATCTTTGGGCCTGAATCATCCGGGAAAACAACACTTACGCTTCACATTGTTGCAAATGCCCAGAAAAGTGGAGGTAATGCGGCCTTTATCGATGCTGAACATGCGCTTGACCCCGAGTATGCGAAGAGATTAGGTGTTGATCTGGACAGGCTGCTGGTAAACCAGCCGGATACCGGGGAACAGGCACTGGAGATAGCTGAATTGCTAACAAGGAGTAATGCCGTAGATGTTATTGTCGTAGACTCGGTTGCAGCATTGGTGCCAAAGGTAGAGATTGAAGGGGAAATGGGTGATACACACGTAGCTCTGCAGGCGAGATTGATGTCTCAGGCGCTCAGGAAACTTACATCAGTTATTTCGAAATCTCATACCTGCATTATCTTTATTAATCAAATCAGGGAAAAGATCGGGGTAATGTTTGGAAACCCGGAAACAACACCTGGTGGAAGAGCATTAAAATTTTATGCATCTGTGAGGCTGGACATTCGAAGGATTGGTGACATAAAGGATGGTCTTCAAAGTGTTGGCAATAGAGTAAGGGTCAAGGTTGCCAAGAATAAGGTTGCTCCACCATTTCGAAAGGCTGAATTTGACATAATGTTTAATCACGGAATTTCCAGGGTTGGTGACATTATTGATTTGGGCATCGAGAATCAGATTGTAGAAAAAAGTGGGACATGGTTTTCATACGGAGATATCAGGTTGGGACAGGGGAGGGAAAATGCAAAACAATTTATCACTCAAAAGCCGGAACTCATGAAGGAAATTGAACAAGCTCTCCGAAAAAAGCTGGCAACCGACGATGAAAAAGCAAAGTGAAACTTGTTGACTCAGAAAAATAAAGGGGTACAATGAAATTTAGGACACTGCGCAGATTTTTCGGGTAACCCATGGGAATTTAAAAATTATATTTTATGTGTATTCGCACACCTGACGGGACGTACGAAGGGCTGGCAGGATGCACTTAATTCGAAAATAACA is drawn from Candidatus Scalindua sp. and contains these coding sequences:
- the recA gene encoding recombinase RecA; protein product: MAKLQKGEDGEKEKTETGKKDQALERAVSQIERQFGKGAIMRLGQNTKLDVPVISTGSLSLDLALGVGGVPRGRVIEIFGPESSGKTTLTLHIVANAQKSGGNAAFIDAEHALDPEYAKRLGVDLDRLLVNQPDTGEQALEIAELLTRSNAVDVIVVDSVAALVPKVEIEGEMGDTHVALQARLMSQALRKLTSVISKSHTCIIFINQIREKIGVMFGNPETTPGGRALKFYASVRLDIRRIGDIKDGLQSVGNRVRVKVAKNKVAPPFRKAEFDIMFNHGISRVGDIIDLGIENQIVEKSGTWFSYGDIRLGQGRENAKQFITQKPELMKEIEQALRKKLATDDEKAK